One stretch of Desulfovulcanus ferrireducens DNA includes these proteins:
- a CDS encoding MotE family protein: protein MAVGVIKLAFFLGIAIQPEYDPAKQGTHLQLTKPAIAASKPKEQKKSAPPKKTQPVNLSAELKRLKAKEKELAQKEQGLKLLEKELNAKLKQLQKVEARLKKMLEEANVLKDKKIKHLVDMYANMKPKQAAQVLSTVDEDLAVKILSGMRGRKAGEILSYVEAKKAAKLSEKLTQLHAPFAEDKK from the coding sequence ATGGCTGTCGGCGTCATAAAACTGGCCTTTTTTCTAGGTATCGCTATCCAGCCAGAATATGATCCGGCCAAACAAGGAACGCATCTGCAACTGACAAAGCCGGCCATTGCCGCTTCCAAGCCCAAAGAACAGAAAAAAAGTGCTCCGCCTAAAAAAACTCAACCAGTCAATCTCTCTGCTGAGCTAAAGCGTCTTAAAGCCAAAGAAAAGGAACTGGCCCAGAAGGAACAAGGTCTTAAACTTCTTGAAAAAGAACTCAATGCCAAACTGAAGCAGTTGCAAAAAGTTGAGGCCCGTCTAAAGAAGATGCTTGAGGAAGCCAACGTATTAAAGGACAAAAAAATCAAACATCTGGTAGATATGTATGCCAATATGAAACCCAAACAAGCCGCACAGGTCCTGTCAACAGTGGACGAAGATTTGGCTGTCAAAATTCTGTCCGGAATGCGTGGGCGCAAAGCAGGCGAGATACTCTCCTATGTCGAGGCTAAAAAAGCTGCCAAGCTCTCTGAGAAGTTGACCCAGCTTCACGCCCCATTTGCTGAAGATAAAAAATGA
- the truA gene encoding tRNA pseudouridine(38-40) synthase TruA, translating into MSLQRIKLTLAYIGTNFCGWQVQKNGPTIQGTLEEAITKICQQFIRVHGSGRTDAGVHALGQVAHFDVPTDKASIPWQKALNSLLPKDISVVKAEFVSQNFHARYSAKSKTYTYTFWTEKKYVLPWRKDYVWPVGPMDLDLLQKASAYLLGEHDFKSFMNVGTPVKNTVRNVYMLEFRPGFYPQELVMSIQANGFLKQMVRNIAGLIKCIGKKELPLQKVKDIIHKKDRTLAPATAPAQGLCLEQVEY; encoded by the coding sequence ATGAGCCTGCAACGTATAAAGCTCACTCTGGCTTATATCGGAACCAATTTTTGCGGATGGCAGGTGCAGAAAAATGGCCCTACAATTCAGGGTACTCTGGAAGAGGCCATTACAAAAATCTGTCAGCAATTTATCCGTGTACATGGCTCAGGGCGCACTGATGCGGGGGTACACGCCTTAGGCCAGGTGGCGCACTTTGATGTGCCCACTGACAAAGCTAGCATTCCCTGGCAAAAGGCCTTAAATTCACTTTTGCCAAAAGATATTAGTGTGGTAAAAGCCGAGTTTGTATCACAAAACTTTCACGCACGGTACAGCGCCAAATCTAAAACCTATACCTATACCTTTTGGACAGAAAAAAAATATGTCCTCCCGTGGCGCAAAGATTATGTCTGGCCGGTTGGGCCCATGGATCTGGACCTGCTCCAAAAGGCAAGTGCTTATCTTTTAGGCGAGCATGACTTCAAATCTTTTATGAATGTTGGTACACCGGTTAAAAATACGGTCAGAAACGTATACATGCTTGAATTCAGGCCTGGTTTTTATCCGCAGGAACTGGTCATGTCTATCCAGGCCAATGGCTTTTTAAAACAAATGGTCAGAAATATTGCCGGCCTCATAAAGTGTATTGGCAAAAAAGAACTTCCTCTGCAAAAAGTAAAAGACATCATCCATAAAAAAGACAGAACATTGGCTCCAGCAACGGCCCCGGCTCAAGGATTATGTCTGGAACAGGTTGAGTATTAG
- a CDS encoding SAM hydrolase/SAM-dependent halogenase family protein produces MKPIVLLTDFGLEDMYVGQLKGVISHYNPQIKVIDLTHHIQPFNILQGAYFLWSSYNYFPEDSIFVCVVDPGVGTKRRILIAKNKTRLFLAPDNGLLTMLAHEHLLDKVYTVSHEDFLASSTFHGRDIFAPLAARLSLGKEAHDLGKEINPDSIYMLPNIQPEYKEQKITTTVLHIDHFGNIVLNLPITSWETTLEQHSRLFFNELQLHLVSTYGHIPTNELGLIPGSQKMYELALNQASAQKRLNLSIGQKISLTLQK; encoded by the coding sequence ATGAAACCCATAGTCCTGCTAACTGATTTTGGCCTGGAAGATATGTATGTGGGCCAGCTAAAAGGTGTTATCTCCCACTATAACCCCCAAATAAAAGTTATCGATTTAACCCACCACATCCAGCCCTTCAATATTCTCCAAGGGGCATATTTTTTATGGTCAAGTTATAACTATTTTCCTGAAGACTCCATTTTTGTCTGCGTTGTAGATCCAGGCGTAGGCACAAAAAGGAGAATTCTTATAGCTAAAAACAAAACCCGACTTTTCCTTGCTCCGGACAACGGCCTGCTAACGATGCTGGCCCATGAACATCTATTGGATAAAGTCTATACTGTCTCACATGAAGATTTTCTGGCCAGCAGCACTTTCCATGGCCGCGACATTTTTGCACCCTTGGCCGCGCGCTTAAGCCTTGGAAAAGAAGCGCATGACCTGGGTAAAGAAATTAATCCGGACAGCATTTATATGCTACCCAATATACAGCCAGAGTATAAAGAACAGAAAATAACCACTACTGTTTTACATATTGATCATTTTGGCAATATAGTCCTCAATCTACCTATTACCAGTTGGGAGACAACTCTTGAGCAGCACTCTCGACTCTTTTTTAATGAACTTCAACTTCATCTGGTTTCCACTTATGGCCATATACCGACAAATGAACTAGGGCTTATCCCTGGCAGTCAAAAAATGTATGAGCTGGCCTTAAACCAGGCCAGTGCCCAGAAAAGACTAAACCTTTCAATAGGACAAAAAATCTCTTTGACTCTTCAAAAATGA
- the fliJ gene encoding flagellar export protein FliJ, producing the protein MSKPFKFSLEKILDLRIQREEQAQQNLARAKLEYQTQTELVKKIKNELHQHQAKFLAQKNLTPAELWLWTTYRDNLKADLAVAEKKLHLLAQKVNTCRQEVILRSKERKLLEKFKQKQMIRHEYEQKQKEQKEFDEMAVLRFQQR; encoded by the coding sequence ATGTCTAAACCTTTTAAATTTTCTTTAGAAAAGATCTTGGATCTGCGGATTCAGCGTGAAGAACAGGCTCAACAAAATCTAGCCCGGGCCAAGCTTGAATATCAAACCCAAACCGAGTTGGTAAAAAAAATAAAAAATGAACTGCATCAGCACCAAGCCAAATTCTTAGCCCAAAAAAATTTAACTCCTGCTGAATTATGGCTATGGACAACGTATCGGGATAACTTAAAAGCTGACCTTGCCGTTGCGGAAAAAAAACTGCATCTTTTAGCTCAAAAAGTAAATACATGCCGGCAGGAAGTTATTTTAAGAAGCAAAGAAAGGAAGCTGCTTGAAAAATTTAAACAAAAACAAATGATTAGACATGAGTATGAACAAAAACAAAAAGAACAAAAAGAATTTGACGAGATGGCTGTCTTGCGTTTTCAACAGCGCTAG
- a CDS encoding nitroreductase family protein codes for MFKNLVLKNRSYRRFYEEESIARETLLELIDLARFSPSAGNIQPLKYFISCEPKKNSLIFPHLGWAAYIPEWSGPAPGERPSAYIIILGDKNISQSFGCDHGIAAQTIRLGATEKGLGACIIGSINRKKLEQALNLPAQFEILLVIALGKPREVVVLESVGPDGDIKYWRDQDGKHHVPKRTLEEIIVD; via the coding sequence ATGTTCAAAAACCTTGTACTCAAAAACAGAAGTTATCGCCGCTTTTATGAGGAAGAAAGTATAGCCAGAGAAACCCTTCTCGAGCTTATAGATCTTGCCAGATTTTCCCCTTCGGCAGGGAATATCCAGCCACTAAAATACTTCATTTCCTGCGAACCCAAAAAAAACTCCCTGATTTTCCCCCATCTTGGCTGGGCAGCTTACATCCCGGAGTGGTCCGGACCTGCCCCTGGCGAGAGGCCTTCAGCGTACATCATTATTCTGGGTGACAAAAATATTAGTCAATCTTTTGGCTGCGATCATGGGATAGCTGCGCAGACAATCCGTCTGGGAGCAACCGAAAAAGGCTTAGGTGCATGTATTATCGGCTCCATTAACCGAAAAAAGTTGGAGCAAGCCTTAAACCTCCCCGCTCAATTTGAAATTCTTCTCGTCATTGCCCTTGGTAAGCCCAGGGAGGTTGTTGTCCTGGAGTCTGTCGGCCCTGACGGAGATATCAAATACTGGCGAGACCAAGACGGTAAACACCATGTGCCCAAACGGACGCTGGAGGAAATTATAGTTGACTAA
- a CDS encoding sigma-54-dependent transcriptional regulator has translation MSIKILICDDEQITLDNIAYILQKEGYTTVTSLTGKEALELLQKDNYDLLITDLKLPDIDGIEVLKRCKELHPATEVIIITAYATINTAVHAMKEGAYHYLTKPFKIEELRILVKKALEKSALKKEVHSLRQQLEEKNKSSVQLIGSSPKIIALKETISQIALLDTTVLITGETGTGKEVVARMIHALSPRSKEKFLAINCSIFSESLLASELFGYEAGAFTGAHRAKPGLLEIANQGTVLFDEIGDMPLTTQAKLLRVLQEKKVMRVGGTKEIDLDVRILAATNKILSYEVEQGSFRQDLYYRLNVITIEVPPLRERKEDIPLLVHHFLKQLQPDKELKISDRALGRLMQYDFPGNVRELKNIIERSIALCHADTIDVGHLPPDLRQNPESVILPIEESEPRHFVPLAEHERQYILKVLEMTKGNKTKAAKILGIDRVSLWRKLKKYDCDI, from the coding sequence ATGAGCATCAAAATACTTATATGCGACGACGAACAAATCACTCTGGACAATATTGCCTATATCTTACAAAAAGAAGGATATACGACAGTTACCTCTCTTACTGGAAAAGAAGCTCTGGAACTTCTTCAAAAAGATAACTATGACCTACTAATAACAGATTTAAAATTGCCAGATATAGACGGGATTGAGGTTTTAAAGAGATGCAAAGAATTGCATCCGGCAACAGAGGTAATTATTATAACCGCCTACGCTACAATCAATACGGCCGTCCATGCCATGAAGGAAGGTGCCTACCATTATTTAACAAAGCCATTTAAAATTGAAGAACTACGCATTCTTGTCAAAAAAGCCCTGGAAAAAAGTGCTCTCAAAAAAGAAGTGCACTCTCTGAGACAACAACTGGAAGAAAAAAATAAATCCAGTGTACAACTCATTGGCTCATCTCCCAAAATCATTGCCCTAAAGGAAACGATTTCTCAGATAGCTTTACTGGATACAACCGTTTTAATTACTGGAGAAACAGGCACTGGCAAAGAAGTGGTAGCACGGATGATACATGCCCTCAGTCCCCGCTCAAAAGAAAAGTTTTTGGCCATCAACTGCAGTATATTCAGCGAATCTCTACTGGCGAGCGAACTCTTCGGCTATGAAGCCGGTGCTTTTACCGGGGCACATCGCGCAAAACCCGGGCTTTTAGAAATAGCCAACCAGGGCACAGTGCTTTTTGATGAAATTGGAGACATGCCATTAACAACGCAGGCAAAATTGTTGCGCGTGCTTCAGGAAAAAAAGGTAATGAGGGTAGGTGGGACAAAAGAAATTGACCTTGATGTTCGAATTCTCGCCGCCACCAATAAAATTTTAAGCTACGAAGTAGAACAAGGCAGCTTTCGCCAGGATCTTTATTACAGACTAAATGTAATTACTATAGAGGTACCTCCGCTTCGAGAAAGAAAAGAAGACATCCCTCTACTTGTTCACCATTTTCTGAAACAATTGCAGCCAGATAAAGAACTAAAGATTTCTGATCGGGCGCTGGGCAGGCTGATGCAATATGATTTTCCAGGCAATGTAAGGGAACTGAAGAACATTATAGAAAGGAGCATCGCTTTGTGTCATGCAGACACTATTGATGTTGGACATCTGCCACCAGATCTGCGTCAAAACCCGGAAAGTGTCATCCTTCCAATAGAAGAAAGTGAGCCTCGACACTTTGTCCCTCTGGCAGAACACGAACGACAATATATTTTAAAAGTTCTGGAAATGACAAAAGGAAATAAAACAAAGGCAGCTAAAATTCTAGGAATCGACCGTGTTTCCCTATGGCGTAAACTAAAAAAATATGACTGCGATATAT
- a CDS encoding molybdopterin biosynthesis protein: MSNKRHIYLQTIEIEEAIHKVKHVLQPSQLVQKEMVPTHDAVRRITAAPIWAKYSSPTFHSAAMDGVAVKADKTFQAREGSPVYLKKEQDYIEVNTGNPLPEGMDAVIMIENIVQVDDDTIAIEQPAFPWQHVRRIGEDIVATELLLPQNHELSPYDIGALLSAGIWDVEVWEKVKILIIPTGDEVLDFRLRPKPKAGQVVDSNSQVLASMAKSWGCDVQTIAPVPDDVNKLEAAVDQALNSSAHVVVIGAGSSAGSKDFTRQIMERFGQVLVHGIKAMPGKPSLLGEARGKLLVGAPGYPVSAVICFEQLLKPIVHWLGRKVLSEPEKIEVELTRRVPSKLGVREFLRLSIGRVGDKYVATPLARGAGMITTLTKAQGMTIIEEKKEGLEEGAIVPAVLLRNKKELDQVLVAVGSHDNTLDLLANELMGLSQPIRLSSTHVGSMGGLMAVKKGSTHLAGIHLFDPETGDYNFPFIDKYIPGLEFKLINLAIRHQGLIVAKGNPKNIKGIDDLTRKDVRLINRQRGAGTRILLDHHLKTAGISPNQVNGYDKEEFTHMAVAVNVLSGAADCGLGIYAAAKALGLDFVPLAKERYDLLIPDFVMQDEKVQAVLEFLNNDAFKNKILALGGYEVDLTGQEMKPSGQRLD, translated from the coding sequence ATGTCCAATAAACGTCATATTTATCTGCAAACCATAGAAATAGAGGAAGCTATTCATAAGGTAAAACATGTCCTTCAACCCAGTCAATTAGTGCAAAAAGAAATGGTGCCGACCCATGATGCCGTAAGGAGAATTACAGCCGCTCCCATCTGGGCGAAGTACTCATCCCCTACCTTTCATAGTGCGGCCATGGATGGGGTGGCAGTAAAAGCAGACAAGACATTTCAGGCCAGGGAAGGCAGTCCCGTGTATTTAAAGAAGGAGCAGGATTATATTGAAGTAAATACAGGCAACCCCCTGCCAGAAGGTATGGATGCAGTGATCATGATTGAAAATATAGTCCAGGTCGATGATGATACTATTGCTATAGAACAGCCTGCTTTTCCCTGGCAGCATGTTCGTCGAATCGGGGAAGATATCGTGGCCACGGAGCTCCTTCTCCCCCAGAATCATGAACTTTCGCCCTATGATATCGGAGCACTTTTAAGTGCTGGCATTTGGGATGTAGAAGTGTGGGAAAAGGTGAAGATTCTCATCATTCCTACAGGCGACGAAGTCCTGGACTTTCGCTTGCGCCCCAAGCCTAAAGCCGGCCAAGTAGTGGATAGTAACTCTCAAGTTCTGGCCAGTATGGCCAAATCCTGGGGATGTGATGTCCAAACCATTGCCCCTGTGCCTGACGATGTGAATAAACTTGAGGCAGCCGTGGACCAGGCCTTGAACTCTTCTGCCCATGTTGTGGTCATTGGCGCAGGGTCTTCTGCAGGGAGTAAAGATTTTACGCGCCAGATTATGGAGCGCTTTGGTCAGGTGTTGGTTCACGGCATTAAGGCCATGCCAGGTAAACCATCTCTTTTGGGCGAGGCCAGGGGAAAGTTGTTGGTTGGTGCACCTGGTTATCCTGTCAGTGCGGTCATCTGTTTTGAGCAATTGTTAAAGCCCATTGTTCATTGGCTTGGGCGCAAAGTTTTATCTGAGCCAGAAAAAATAGAGGTTGAATTAACTAGGCGGGTGCCGTCTAAACTTGGAGTGCGCGAATTTTTGCGTTTGTCCATTGGGCGGGTGGGGGATAAATATGTGGCCACACCTCTGGCCAGAGGCGCTGGAATGATTACAACTTTAACAAAGGCCCAGGGCATGACCATTATTGAGGAAAAAAAAGAGGGTTTGGAAGAAGGCGCCATTGTGCCAGCTGTTCTTTTGCGCAACAAAAAGGAATTGGATCAAGTCCTGGTGGCTGTTGGCAGTCATGATAACACTCTGGATTTGTTGGCAAATGAACTAATGGGTCTGAGCCAGCCCATCCGGCTTTCTTCCACCCATGTGGGCAGTATGGGCGGCCTTATGGCGGTCAAAAAAGGTTCCACGCATTTAGCCGGCATACATTTATTCGACCCGGAAACAGGAGATTATAATTTCCCCTTTATTGATAAATATATCCCCGGGTTAGAATTTAAATTGATTAACCTGGCAATCAGACATCAGGGCCTGATTGTGGCAAAGGGAAATCCAAAAAACATAAAAGGGATTGATGACCTGACCAGAAAAGATGTTCGGCTTATTAATCGCCAGCGTGGGGCCGGTACGCGTATTCTTTTAGACCATCATCTTAAAACAGCCGGGATCAGCCCTAACCAGGTAAATGGTTACGATAAGGAGGAATTTACGCATATGGCTGTGGCAGTAAATGTACTTAGCGGAGCTGCTGATTGTGGTCTGGGAATCTATGCGGCGGCTAAAGCCCTGGGTCTGGATTTTGTGCCTTTGGCCAAGGAGCGCTATGATCTTCTTATCCCGGATTTTGTAATGCAGGATGAAAAAGTGCAAGCCGTGTTGGAGTTTTTAAATAACGATGCCTTTAAAAATAAAATTCTCGCTTTGGGCGGTTACGAGGTGGACTTGACCGGACAGGAGATGAAGCCGTCCGGCCAGAGGCTGGATTGA
- a CDS encoding adenosylcobinamide-GDP ribazoletransferase — protein sequence MNHKNLFLLTLSFLSRIGKAPMATPQDMSRCMIYFFPVSLILGLIITLPFYLGLGQGHPLVQAWLILCLNIYLTRALHWDGWADIWDGLGSNAQGEKFWTIVKDSHTGAFGVIGLILGLTGQLILNYEIAAANKWAIIIWAIVLGRTAAVILAFSGRNLLRPGMGKYFLQGATPKVLFLNLFLSLLLGLSILNIEQVVFSFLILGPGLLRLYKLARKQEGLNGDFLGAAIIWGEISGLFCVLLVS from the coding sequence ATGAACCATAAAAACTTGTTTCTATTGACGCTATCTTTTCTATCGCGGATTGGCAAAGCTCCTATGGCCACTCCTCAAGACATGAGCCGGTGCATGATCTATTTTTTCCCTGTAAGTCTCATTTTAGGGCTTATTATCACTCTACCCTTTTATCTGGGTCTGGGCCAGGGACATCCACTTGTCCAGGCCTGGCTCATATTATGCTTAAACATCTATTTGACCAGGGCCCTGCACTGGGATGGCTGGGCAGATATCTGGGACGGCTTAGGAAGTAATGCGCAAGGAGAAAAATTTTGGACCATAGTTAAAGACAGCCATACTGGTGCCTTTGGGGTAATCGGTCTCATCCTGGGGCTCACTGGCCAACTTATTTTAAATTATGAAATTGCAGCAGCTAACAAATGGGCCATCATCATCTGGGCCATTGTCCTGGGCCGGACAGCAGCGGTTATTCTCGCATTTTCGGGAAGAAACCTTTTAAGACCCGGCATGGGCAAATATTTTCTTCAAGGCGCCACCCCAAAAGTCCTGTTCTTAAATCTCTTCTTAAGCCTCCTTCTAGGACTGTCTATCTTAAATATTGAGCAGGTCGTTTTCTCCTTTCTAATCCTTGGCCCTGGACTGCTAAGGCTTTACAAGCTAGCCAGGAAACAGGAAGGATTGAACGGTGATTTTCTTGGGGCAGCAATTATCTGGGGAGAAATCAGCGGTCTTTTTTGTGTTCTGCTTGTTTCATAA
- a CDS encoding sensor histidine kinase — MKIFRLTLKQKIIIIFIFYTVSQLIIGCLSYINLNKINDKLIFLEKSEEFRNNLLQVRRYEKNFLLYKDDNDFRKTIIYLDNSLNILNNIIPQSKHIHDPLVKLKELIPKYKKIFNDIKAYSSHPTKKSELITDLRSVAQSMLQLTKTITDSEKKELDRIVRNLKLQLIFTGILTILTGMIIFFILFKGVFKTLTTVMDAANMIAHGSFEPIPPLTTYDENQLVIDAFNKMVQELKIHQQQLIQAKKMSSIGILASGIAHQLNNPLNNILTTAQILREELPDIETNFLDRNLSNIESESLRARDIVKGLLEFSRQQEFQLNPTSLNNLIERAKLLAMSEMPSGITIDLKIQEDITLPLDRQRMQEALLNLILNAIQAIEKPPGRIIIRCKKDNINNQAVIEIEDNGKGIPDDVQDKIFDPFFTTKGPSEGTGLGLSIVYNVVKKHGGHLKLRSKLGQGTTFTIYLPL, encoded by the coding sequence ATGAAAATATTCAGATTAACACTCAAACAAAAAATAATAATAATATTTATTTTTTATACCGTATCTCAATTGATAATAGGGTGTCTTTCTTATATTAATTTGAACAAAATAAACGATAAACTTATTTTTCTGGAAAAGAGTGAAGAGTTTAGAAATAACCTTCTTCAAGTAAGAAGATACGAAAAAAATTTTTTATTATATAAAGATGATAACGATTTTCGCAAAACAATCATCTACCTTGACAACTCCTTAAATATATTAAACAATATTATACCGCAGTCAAAGCATATACACGACCCATTAGTCAAGCTAAAAGAGTTAATCCCAAAATACAAAAAAATATTTAACGATATTAAAGCTTATTCCTCACATCCCACAAAAAAATCAGAGCTTATTACAGACCTAAGGTCAGTTGCTCAGTCGATGCTCCAATTGACAAAAACTATTACCGACTCGGAAAAAAAAGAGCTGGATAGAATCGTTAGAAATTTGAAGCTACAACTTATTTTTACCGGGATTTTGACCATTTTAACAGGTATGATTATCTTTTTTATCCTGTTCAAAGGAGTCTTTAAAACATTAACTACTGTCATGGATGCGGCGAATATGATTGCCCATGGCTCCTTCGAACCAATTCCCCCTCTAACTACTTATGACGAGAATCAACTGGTTATTGATGCTTTTAACAAAATGGTTCAAGAGTTAAAAATACATCAGCAACAGCTTATTCAAGCTAAAAAAATGTCATCCATCGGTATCCTCGCCTCGGGTATCGCCCATCAGTTAAATAATCCCTTAAACAACATCCTGACAACCGCTCAAATCCTTAGAGAAGAGTTGCCCGATATTGAAACAAATTTTTTGGACAGAAATCTATCGAACATAGAGTCCGAAAGTCTGCGAGCAAGAGATATTGTAAAGGGGTTGTTAGAGTTTTCTCGTCAACAGGAATTCCAACTCAATCCAACATCTCTAAACAACCTTATTGAACGAGCCAAGCTTCTGGCTATGAGCGAAATGCCATCGGGCATCACCATAGACCTAAAAATACAAGAGGATATAACTCTGCCTCTTGATAGACAACGAATGCAAGAGGCACTTTTAAACCTTATCTTAAATGCTATCCAGGCTATTGAGAAGCCGCCGGGACGCATCATTATCCGCTGCAAAAAAGACAATATAAACAATCAAGCAGTAATAGAAATAGAAGATAATGGCAAAGGTATCCCTGACGATGTTCAGGATAAGATTTTTGATCCATTTTTTACGACTAAAGGCCCATCTGAGGGGACAGGATTAGGTCTTTCTATTGTCTATAACGTAGTAAAAAAACATGGTGGCCATCTTAAACTAAGGAGCAAATTAGGCCAAGGAACTACGTTTACAATTTATTTACCATTGTAA
- a CDS encoding YitT family protein — protein MKKSIRDFTFSIPWNLGLLTLAAFLIATSIKAIALDHQFICGGISGLSLLFYYSTHKLSPSIWFFLLNIPVFVLGLIFVSRRFFLYSLFGMLAMTFFLEVINFRIIIHDHFLAALSYGCIAGAGGGIAFRTLGSTGGASILTIILHQKFNLRIGQTNFLFNFIIFALSFAFLDTDLVLFSLAAVFVSSFVSEYFMSLFNQRKMVLIISNSPDAIAKSINENLRRGSTLIYGEGAYTGQRKKIVMTVVNNIQLKRLEEIIFSIDPEAFVIFENTLNVIGRGFSKRKVY, from the coding sequence GTGAAAAAAAGCATTCGCGATTTTACTTTTTCCATTCCATGGAACCTTGGGCTCCTGACTCTGGCGGCCTTTCTTATTGCAACATCCATTAAGGCCATTGCCCTGGATCATCAGTTTATTTGCGGCGGGATTTCGGGCTTAAGCCTTCTTTTTTATTACTCCACGCATAAACTAAGTCCAAGCATCTGGTTTTTTCTCTTAAACATACCCGTATTTGTCCTCGGACTCATTTTTGTCAGCCGAAGATTTTTTCTTTATAGCCTCTTTGGAATGCTGGCCATGACCTTTTTTCTGGAGGTCATCAACTTTCGCATTATTATTCATGATCACTTTCTGGCAGCACTAAGTTACGGTTGTATTGCAGGTGCTGGAGGCGGCATAGCCTTTCGAACTCTGGGGTCAACAGGTGGCGCAAGTATCCTGACTATCATTTTGCATCAAAAATTTAACCTGCGTATTGGCCAAACAAACTTTCTATTTAATTTCATCATTTTTGCTTTAAGCTTTGCTTTTTTAGATACGGACCTGGTGCTCTTTTCACTGGCAGCAGTCTTTGTTTCTTCCTTTGTCAGTGAATATTTTATGTCCTTATTTAACCAACGCAAAATGGTCCTCATCATCAGTAACTCCCCAGATGCCATCGCTAAAAGCATAAATGAAAACTTACGCCGCGGTTCAACTCTCATCTATGGTGAGGGAGCATATACTGGTCAGCGCAAAAAAATCGTCATGACCGTGGTCAACAATATCCAACTCAAAAGACTTGAAGAAATAATCTTTTCCATTGACCCGGAAGCCTTTGTCATTTTTGAAAACACATTAAATGTCATAGGCCGCGGATTTTCCAAAAGAAAAGTCTATTAA
- a CDS encoding DUF2156 domain-containing protein yields MNFVNVALSRQDEYNNFFCQCAQKASDYSFANIWGWAEEYGIKWSFADNLVWLKQTRPEEVFWAPVGDWNLDWRKIYTRIKKPVRFIRVPEKLKQIWLEQLPEIMVQEARNHWDYLYLVQELIELRGNKFHKKKNLLNQFVKKYDFTYVELDQKYIEHALALQTEWCLWKECFNSPALDAENKAIIRIFHDFDRIKGLFGAGLLVDQKMIAYTVAEELEPDTLVIHFEKGCPNYKGVYQAINQLFLKNSASRYKFVNREQDLGDLGLRKAKESYHPVGYLKKYEVIWK; encoded by the coding sequence ATGAATTTTGTTAACGTAGCGCTTTCAAGACAGGATGAATATAATAATTTCTTTTGTCAATGTGCACAAAAGGCATCAGATTATAGTTTTGCCAATATTTGGGGATGGGCAGAAGAATATGGGATAAAATGGTCTTTTGCTGATAACTTGGTCTGGCTCAAACAAACCAGACCGGAAGAAGTTTTTTGGGCCCCTGTTGGCGATTGGAACCTGGATTGGAGAAAAATTTATACTCGTATCAAGAAACCTGTTCGCTTTATCCGAGTCCCTGAGAAGTTAAAGCAAATCTGGCTTGAGCAACTGCCGGAGATCATGGTGCAAGAAGCCAGAAACCATTGGGATTACCTTTATCTTGTTCAGGAACTTATAGAGCTAAGGGGGAACAAATTTCATAAAAAGAAAAATCTATTGAATCAGTTTGTAAAAAAATATGATTTTACTTATGTTGAACTTGATCAAAAATATATTGAACATGCCCTTGCCTTACAGACTGAATGGTGCTTGTGGAAAGAGTGTTTCAATTCGCCTGCGTTGGATGCAGAGAATAAGGCCATCATAAGGATTTTTCACGATTTTGATAGAATAAAAGGTTTATTTGGAGCTGGACTTTTAGTTGATCAGAAAATGATCGCCTACACAGTGGCTGAGGAGTTGGAACCAGACACCCTGGTTATTCACTTTGAAAAGGGATGTCCCAATTATAAAGGGGTTTATCAGGCTATAAACCAGCTATTTTTAAAAAATTCTGCTTCGAGATATAAGTTTGTAAACAGAGAACAGGACCTGGGTGATCTTGGACTGCGCAAGGCCAAGGAATCCTATCATCCGGTAGGCTATTTAAAGAAATATGAAGTTATTTGGAAATGA